In the Haloterrigena turkmenica DSM 5511 genome, TGACGTTCACTTCCGGAGGACTCACCCTGACGTGTGTTGATTAGCCACATAAGTGTTTGTGGTGTCACGCCGCCCTCCCTGCGATACGCCCACCTCGTCCCCCTTTCGACGGGCTGATCTGAACACGGCGGTCACCGATACCAGGTGCGAAGACGGCGACCGCCGGCCGACCTCGAGTGTCTCGCCGGCGAGACAGGCCGTCGCCCCGAGCGGAAGTGTTTCTACCTAAAGTTATATATGTGAGAGTCCCCCACGTATTGATAGCTCGACCAGAGCGAGGTAACCCTAGATGAAGGCCATAGTACATACCGGTCCCAGAGCCATCGAGATTCGCGAGCGCGAGAAGGCAGTGCCCGACGACGACGAAGTCCTCGTTCGCGTTCACTCGGCGGGTCTCTGTGGCAGCGACGCGCACGCGTACAAGTACGAAGACGGCTACGAGTGGATTCCGATTCCCCGAACCATGGGCCACGAGTACTCCGGCGAGGTCGTCGAGGTCGGCGACGACGTCACCGACTTCGCGGTCGGCGACCACGTCGTCGAGGAGCCCATCCACGACTGCGGCTCGTGTTTCCAGTGCAAGAACGGGCAGCCGAACGTCTGCCAGAACTTCGAGATCACGGGCATGCACAACGACGGCGCGTACACCGAGTACACGACGGTCCGACCGCGCGATCTGCACCTGATCCCCGACGGCGTCCCGCTCGGCCACGCGAGCATCACCGAGCCGCTCAGCATCGCGACGCGGGCGGTGTTCGATCAGTCCGCCGTGACGCCGGGAGATACCGTTCTCGTCGAAGGCCCTGGCCCGATCGGCGTGCTCGTCGCGGCCGTCGCGGATTCGATGGGCGCCAACGTCTTCGTCTCGGGCCTGGGCAAGGACACGGCGTATCGACTGCCGCTGGTCGAAGAGCTCGGAATCGAGACGATCGATATCGAGACGAACGACCTCTCCAAGGTCGTCGACGAGCGCACCGACGGCGTCGGCTTCGACGCGGTCTTCGATACGACCGGCCACTCGAGCGGTATCGAGATGGCCATCGATCACGTCCGAAAGGGCGGGCAGGTCGTCGTCGTCGGCCTCCCCGGCTCCCCCAGTGAAGTGTTCATGACGCCGGTCGTCCGCGGCGAGGTCGACGTGAACACGTCCTACGGATCGACCTGGCGGAACTTCGAACAGGCCATTCGACTGCTCTCGGCCGGCGCGATCGACGCCGACGCGATCATCGACCGCTCGTTCAGCGTCGACGAGCCGACCGCCGCGTTCGAGGCGTTCCTCGAGTCCGAAACCTGCAAGCCGGTCTTCTCGTTTGCGGACAGCTGAGCGATCGCCTCTCCTTCAAGTGCGCCCGCTCATCGGTCGCATCAACCGTCATCGACGGCGTCCGACCGGCGCAACAGCACCGTCTCCCCGTTGACGGACTACAAGTCGAATCTTTGATACGGGTGACTCGCGGACGGTGCGTATGGTTCAGCTCACGGATCCCGACGGTACCATCACGATCGACGTGGACCCGAACGGGACGTTGCGCGTCGACCGATCCGGAGAGACGGTTTTCGAACCGTCGCCCTACGGGCTTCCGACGCCGTACGGCTCGTTCCCCGAGGAATTCGAACTCGACGACGTGCGAACCCGAAGGATCGACGAATCGTACGAACTCGTTCACGGGAAACGGTCGAGCCCGCGCCACCGAGCGGTCGAGAAGACGCTCTCGTTCGAGGGCGACGGCGGCTCGGTGGACCTCCAGGTCCGCGCCGCAGACGACGGCATCGCGTACCGATACCGGTTGCGAGGCGAGCGAGACGAGTATCTCCACCCGGGCGACGAGTCCGGCTTTCGGTTCCCGCCGGGCGCCGTCGCGTGGCTCTCCGACTATCAGGCCAACCACGAGGGACACAGCCGGCAGGTCCCGGTAACAGCCGTCGACGGAGAGTACAATCTCCCCGGCCTCTTTCACGTTGACGACACCTGGGCGCTCGTCTGCGAGGCCGGCGTCGACGGCGACTGGATGGCCGGCCGACTCGTCGGGACGCGCGACGACGCGCCGGGCGTCGACATCGGATTTCCCGAGTCCCACCCGACGTCGCACGTGTGGGCCGACGATCCCGCGACGACACCGTGGCGCGTCGCGATCGTCGGCGACCTCGCGACCGTGGTCGAGTCGACGCTCCCGACCGACCTCGTCGACGGGCCGCGGATCGACGGCGACTGGGTCGAACCCGGTCGCGTCGCGTGGTCGTGGTGGGCGAGCGGCTCGAGCGTCCGGTCGCTCGAGGAGGAGCGCGAGTACGTCGACTACGCCGCGGAGCGAGGGTGGGAGTACGTGTTGGTCGACGCCGGCTGGGACGACGAGTGGCTCCCCGACCTCGTCGCGTACGCGAACGACGCCGGCGTCGACGTCGAGCTCTGGTCCCACTTCATCGACCTGAACACGGAGTCCAAGCGCGAAGAGCGCCTCTCGAGGTGGGCCGAGTGGGGCGTCGCCGGCATCAAGGTCGACTTCATGGACAGCGACGATCAGGGACGGATGCAGTTCTACGACGACCTCGCTCGCGCCGCCGCCGAACACGAACTGACCGTGAACTACCACGGGTCGGCCGTCCCGACGGGGCTCCGTCGGCGCTGGCCCCACGTCATGACGTACGAAGGCGTTCGCGGCGCCGAGTACTACAAGTGGACGACGAACACGCCCGAGCACAACGCGACGCTCCCCTTCACCCGCAACGTCGTCGGCCCGATGGACTACACGCCCGTGACGTTCTCCGCCGAGCGACGCGCGACGTCGGCGGGTCACGAACTCGCGCTGTCGGTCGTCTACGAGTCCGGACTGCAGCACTACGCCGACGGGATCGAGAGCTACGAGACGTATCCGATCGCAGAGCGCGTCCTCGAGTCCGTTCCGGCGGCCTGGGACGAGACGAGGTTCCTCCGCGGACGACCCGGGTCGGAGGCCACGTTCGCGCGACGGAAAGGCGACGGCTGGTTCGTCGGCTCGATCACCGCCGGTCCGGCGGAATCGATCGAGGTTCCGCTCTCGTTTCTCGACGGGGAGACGACGGCCGTCGTCGCGACCGACGCCGACGAGGGAGACGGTCTCGAGGAGTACGAACGCGCGGTATCGCCGGACGAATCGCTTCGCGTGTCGGTCGCGGAGAACGGCGGCTTCGTCGTCCGGCTCTGAGGCCGACCGTCGGGTACCGCTCTCCTCGTCGCGATGCGACTGTTTTTTCTCATAAACTTTAGTAGCGTTGGAGACGGTATCGTTTGTAAACGATGGTACTTGACACGCATACCCACGCCTGGGCGCGACCGAATCGGGACCACCCCTGGGTCAACGGCCCGCTCGTCGAGACCGTCGACGAGTTCGACGTCGACGCGGTCTACACCGCGGAGAAACTCCTCGCGGACATGGACGCCGTCGGGATCGACGAGGCGGTGGTCGTCGGCTACCCGATCTGCGAGTGGACCGACAACTGGTACACCGTCCAGTGCGTCGAGGAGCACGACGACCTCACCGGAATCGTGATGCTCGACCCGTTCGCCGACGACGCGGCCGACCGGCTGCGCGAGGCGATGGCCGTCGACAGCGTGCTCGGCGTCCGCCTCGGAGCGATCTGCCCGTACGATCGCATGTGGGAGACGTTCGATCCGACGGTGAGCTGGCTGCGCGACGCGATCGACGAGACCGCGTTCTGGGAGGCCGCCCGCGAGACCGACGCGCTGATCCAGATTCTGGCCCACGTCGACCAGCTCGAACAGGTAGTCGACCTCGTCGAGAGCTACCCCGATCTCTCCTACGCGCTCGATCACTTCTGTCACGCCGGCCCCGAGGTCCCGCCCGAAGCGGCGCTCGGCGCGCTCGAACCCCTCGCCGGCGACGAGTACGACGTCGCCACGAAGATCTCCGAGGTCGTCCACCGCTCCGAGGAGGGATTCCCCTACGCCGACATGCACGACCACGTCCGCTGGCTGCTCGAGACCTTCGGCCGCGAGCGGGTCGTC is a window encoding:
- a CDS encoding zinc-dependent alcohol dehydrogenase is translated as MKAIVHTGPRAIEIREREKAVPDDDEVLVRVHSAGLCGSDAHAYKYEDGYEWIPIPRTMGHEYSGEVVEVGDDVTDFAVGDHVVEEPIHDCGSCFQCKNGQPNVCQNFEITGMHNDGAYTEYTTVRPRDLHLIPDGVPLGHASITEPLSIATRAVFDQSAVTPGDTVLVEGPGPIGVLVAAVADSMGANVFVSGLGKDTAYRLPLVEELGIETIDIETNDLSKVVDERTDGVGFDAVFDTTGHSSGIEMAIDHVRKGGQVVVVGLPGSPSEVFMTPVVRGEVDVNTSYGSTWRNFEQAIRLLSAGAIDADAIIDRSFSVDEPTAAFEAFLESETCKPVFSFADS
- a CDS encoding glycoside hydrolase family 97 protein; protein product: MVQLTDPDGTITIDVDPNGTLRVDRSGETVFEPSPYGLPTPYGSFPEEFELDDVRTRRIDESYELVHGKRSSPRHRAVEKTLSFEGDGGSVDLQVRAADDGIAYRYRLRGERDEYLHPGDESGFRFPPGAVAWLSDYQANHEGHSRQVPVTAVDGEYNLPGLFHVDDTWALVCEAGVDGDWMAGRLVGTRDDAPGVDIGFPESHPTSHVWADDPATTPWRVAIVGDLATVVESTLPTDLVDGPRIDGDWVEPGRVAWSWWASGSSVRSLEEEREYVDYAAERGWEYVLVDAGWDDEWLPDLVAYANDAGVDVELWSHFIDLNTESKREERLSRWAEWGVAGIKVDFMDSDDQGRMQFYDDLARAAAEHELTVNYHGSAVPTGLRRRWPHVMTYEGVRGAEYYKWTTNTPEHNATLPFTRNVVGPMDYTPVTFSAERRATSAGHELALSVVYESGLQHYADGIESYETYPIAERVLESVPAAWDETRFLRGRPGSEATFARRKGDGWFVGSITAGPAESIEVPLSFLDGETTAVVATDADEGDGLEEYERAVSPDESLRVSVAENGGFVVRL
- a CDS encoding amidohydrolase family protein, with translation MVLDTHTHAWARPNRDHPWVNGPLVETVDEFDVDAVYTAEKLLADMDAVGIDEAVVVGYPICEWTDNWYTVQCVEEHDDLTGIVMLDPFADDAADRLREAMAVDSVLGVRLGAICPYDRMWETFDPTVSWLRDAIDETAFWEAARETDALIQILAHVDQLEQVVDLVESYPDLSYALDHFCHAGPEVPPEAALGALEPLAGDEYDVATKISEVVHRSEEGFPYADMHDHVRWLLETFGRERVVWGSDFPNVSDEASYEESLRWLEHVDCLSKNDRGWLTDRAMRELCGI